The genomic stretch AGCGGTTCTGGTTACGGTTAGTGTTTGAAGCAGGCTGTTATTATCAAGATTATAAATGCCGAGAAAAACCTCCTGGTCTATCTGTTGTTGGGTAGAGTTGCAATCGAGGTATTGATTGATTGTGATGCTATAGTTGGAGGTGTTACTGGCAGCTCCCGGACCCAGGTACTCATATGAGATCCAGCCTCCTTTAAGGTGGTTTGCCATTAAAGGAGTTGCTGCAAAGGATAATACGAGTACCAGGATTAATATTTTCATCACTCACGACGGTTCAAGGCTTCCAGAAAATGTAGCAAATGACTGTTCACTGCCGCTGTTGCTTCCCACATTCCCATATGCCCCACATTTTCCAGTATATGAATATACGAACAATTTGGCAGGCTCACCTGCTGCAGTACATCATTTAATGGAGCGGCAACATCATCGGTTCCTATGATAAACAAAACAGGTGTTTTGCTGCCTGAAAGAACTGCTGTTCTGTCTGGACGCTCCATCATTGCTTTATAATACTGCTGTAATGGTAAATCGGCAAATGCCGCGCTTTGTTCTATCAGCTCGTTTACCTGCTCCGGGTGGCTGCTTTTGAATGCAGCAGCGAAAAGATTGGGAATGGTAGTACGAAGGAAAGAAGGACCGCCATATTGCTCTATCATTTCAATGCCCCGCTGACGGTTTTGTTTCTTTTCAGGAGAGTCGGCGAAGGCCGAAGAATGAACCAGCCCAAAGCCGGTGAGTTTATCGGGAAACAATGCTGCAAAAGCCAGGGTAATATAACCTCCCATGCTGTGGCCGAACAGCACGGCTTTTTCAAGTTGTTCGTGTTGTAACAACGCATCGATAACACGGGCAAATTCTTCAATGCCGGGAGTACCCGGTAAAGCCTGTGAATTGCCGGAGCCGGGGAAATCTGGAGTAATGACAAGATAATCGGGTTCCAGGTAAGCTATCTGCCTGTTCCAGATGGTGCTGTCTTCACCAAAACCATGTAAAAAAATAACCGGGGTACCCTTTCCTGTTTTCCGATAAGAGATAAGGGTGTCATTATAGTTAAAGGAATATAACATACTTATTCATCCGCCGCCAGCTGAAAACACCGGTAGGCCATTAGTAATACAATGGGGACCAGTGCAATGTTCAGGTGCTGGGGCAAAAATAGCCAGCCCAGCAAAAGCGCTATCTGCAGGAAACCGGCAAAGCGGAAATACTTACGTACCCGTGGCGATCTTTTCCAGATGAAAAATGCGGCGATGAAATGGGTAGGAAGCGCCCACAACAGATTATAGTTGCTGCTGCATACTACATGATCGGTTCCAAACCACATGAATAACAACAGGAAACCAGCTACACCGGTAGTATATAGCAGCAGCGAATCAA from Filimonas effusa encodes the following:
- a CDS encoding alpha/beta fold hydrolase, producing MLYSFNYNDTLISYRKTGKGTPVIFLHGFGEDSTIWNRQIAYLEPDYLVITPDFPGSGNSQALPGTPGIEEFARVIDALLQHEQLEKAVLFGHSMGGYITLAFAALFPDKLTGFGLVHSSAFADSPEKKQNRQRGIEMIEQYGGPSFLRTTIPNLFAAAFKSSHPEQVNELIEQSAAFADLPLQQYYKAMMERPDRTAVLSGSKTPVLFIIGTDDVAAPLNDVLQQVSLPNCSYIHILENVGHMGMWEATAAVNSHLLHFLEALNRRE